In Acidobacteriota bacterium, the DNA window TGGCTTGCCGTCGCTGTTTGCTCCCTCGCTTAGTCTTTGGTGTCATCAACTTCTAGCGCTAGGCTCGCCGAAGAACCTCCCGACGTCACCAAGCTACGATTGATATTGAAACTGCCTGACACGTTGTGTTATTTTCGCCGCGTCCTTAGTAGCTTTTGTAAATCACCCTTCTCGTTCAAGCCGGAGGAAAAATGCGCAACCGAATTCCGCTTTCCGGGGCCTTACTACTTGCTCTTGTCCTCGCGGCGCTCGCGATCGGAACAACGCAAACCGCGACAGGCTCAATCAGCGGCACAGTGAAAGACCCGGCCGGCGCCGTGATAGTGGGCGCGCAAGTCTCGATTCGGAGTGACCCGGCGGGCGAGGTTCGTAACACGTCAACCAATAATGAGGGGCGGTTCAAGTTTGATAACCTCGCGCCCGGCGGCTACACAATAAGCGTTTCGCAGACCGGCTTTAAACCGGCTGAGCGCACGGCGCTCATAGAACCGAAGCGCCCGGGTACTATCGAAATTCGGCTCGAGGTCGCTGCCCCGCGCGAGAAGGTGGACGTCGGCGCGAAAGGCGCAATTGCTCCGAACTCCGAGCCTAACTATCGGCAGTTGCGCGACGCCGGGGCGCTAGAAACGTACACCGTGAATAACCTCGCGCTCAGACGCGACGCCGGAACGATCACGCTACGGAGCGGGCGTGTAAGCTTTCTCCCGCCGGTGATGGGTCGAGTCGTCAGAGCGGTATTCGTCGGCGACGGGCAGTTCACGCTCGCGCCTGCATTGCCGCTGGAACGCGATTATCTTCGGCTCATCACCGAGAAGGATACTGTCGATGAGGCGTTCCAAAAAGCCGTCTTTTGTTTCACTGACGAGACCTTTGAAGAGATAAAGCGTCAGGCTCAGCCCGGAAGCGATGAGCCTCGCGCGCGCGACGCGCTCAATGATTTTCAGAAGCGCGTCCGCTACCGCAATGAGCGGCCGCGCAGCCTGGTCGAGTACCTGCTTGCGTTCGAGGGCGAGAACATCGACGCAGAAATCCTGGGTGATGTTTACAACCCGAAGCGCCCGGGGTTCTTCAGCGCGTACCTGTTCGGCCGGAAGTACGACGACCTGCGTTACCACGTGCGTCCTCGCGGCGCGTTGCCGCAGATGCTCGCGCCCGAGGAGGTCGCGCTCATCAACGTCGATCCGGCGGGCGAGAAGGAAGGCATATGGTATCTCGCCCATCTATTAAGCGAGTACAAGAACGGCACGGCCAGCTCGGATGAAGACAAGCGAATCATCGATGCGGAGCACTATCGCATCGAGACGGCGATTGACAATGGCGAGAAGCTGACCGCAGTCGCCGAGCTGACGTTCACACCGCTCGCGGACGGCGATCGCCTCCTCAATTTCGGACTGCTGCCCAACCTGCGTGTGACGCGTGTGACGATGGGCGAGCGCGAGATCAATTTCATCCAGGAGCAGAAGAAAGAGGATGGCTCTTTCTACGTTGTGTGGCCCGAACCGTTGGCAAAGGGACAGCAGTACAAACTGAAGATTGAGTATCAAGGGAACAAGGTGGTTGAAGACGCCGGTGGCGGGAACTTTGCGGTGGGCGCGCGCACGAGTTGGTATCCGAGCGTCAACGTGTTCAACGACCGCGCGACGTTCGACCTCACTTTCAAAGTACCGAACAGGTACACGCTGGTCGGCGTAGGCAAGCTGGTAAAGAGTTGGCGTGAAGGCGACTACGCTGCGTCGCAATGGGTGTCCGGCGTTCCGCTTGCGGTTGCGGGATTCAACTATGGGCTGTTTAAGAAAAAGGAGATCGACGATCCGGATACGAAGTATCAGATCGAAGGTTACGCAACGGTTGATCTCCCTGACTATATGCGCGGGACGGGAATGGCCTTGACGCCCGCGGCCTTGAATCAGAGTGCTATGGTCGATGCGCAGAACGCAATGCGCATCTTCACGCACTGGTTTGGCGAAGCGCCTTATGGGCGGATCGCCATAACTCAACAGCCTCAGTTCAACTTCGGGCAGTCGT includes these proteins:
- a CDS encoding carboxypeptidase regulatory-like domain-containing protein; protein product: MRNRIPLSGALLLALVLAALAIGTTQTATGSISGTVKDPAGAVIVGAQVSIRSDPAGEVRNTSTNNEGRFKFDNLAPGGYTISVSQTGFKPAERTALIEPKRPGTIEIRLEVAAPREKVDVGAKGAIAPNSEPNYRQLRDAGALETYTVNNLALRRDAGTITLRSGRVSFLPPVMGRVVRAVFVGDGQFTLAPALPLERDYLRLITEKDTVDEAFQKAVFCFTDETFEEIKRQAQPGSDEPRARDALNDFQKRVRYRNERPRSLVEYLLAFEGENIDAEILGDVYNPKRPGFFSAYLFGRKYDDLRYHVRPRGALPQMLAPEEVALINVDPAGEKEGIWYLAHLLSEYKNGTASSDEDKRIIDAEHYRIETAIDNGEKLTAVAELTFTPLADGDRLLNFGLLPNLRVTRVTMGEREINFIQEQKKEDGSFYVVWPEPLAKGQQYKLKIEYQGNKVVEDAGGGNFAVGARTSWYPSVNVFNDRATFDLTFKVPNRYTLVGVGKLVKSWREGDYAASQWVSGVPLAVAGFNYGLFKKKEIDDPDTKYQIEGYATVDLPDYMRGTGMALTPAALNQSAMVDAQNAMRIFTHWFGEAPYGRIAITQQPQFNFGQSWPTLVYLPISAYLDSTQRYMLLGGINSRFTEFIQEVTPHEVAHQWWGHVVGWASFHDQWLSEGFADFSAGLFLQATEKTSDKYLRYWERHRQSIVDKNQWGKRANDAGPIWMGLRLNTFKTPGGYRLV